The nucleotide window GATTCAGGATTTTTTGCCGGATGTCTTCGGATAAGGCATGTGCAGGTTTTCGCCCCCGGTTTTTGTGAATGACTCCGTTTTCATCCTCCTCAAGGACTCGTTTTTTGAGGCGATAAACCTGACGAAGACTTAGCGATAACAATTCGGCAGCTTGTTTTCCCGTGATATACCCTTCGATCCATTGACTAATCACTTTGTAACGCTTCAATTCTTTTTTGCTCAATGGAATTCGCTCCTGTCTCATACTGACATTTTCACTGAAGCGTTACAATATGACAATATCACAGACGAACAACAGGGGTGTGTAACGATGTTGACCGGCTGGTTTCTTTGGTTTATGCTGTTCTGGATCTTTTTTTTGCTGTTTTCCTTTGCCGTCGGCGGATTTTTTATGTTCCGCAAGTTTCTGAAGAGCATGCCGAAAAAGGATGGGAAATCCGATCTCGACTGGGAAAGGTATTATGTGGAAAAGACGCTGCATTTATGGAATGACGAGCAGAAAGAGTTTCTAGAGGAACTGGTGAAGCCGGTTCCCGAATTGTTCCGCCCCGTCGCCAAACAAAAAATCGCGGGAAAAATCGGGGAATTGGCGCTCAAGGAAAACGCGAAACAAATGACCTTGGATCTGATCATCCGGGGCTACATCATCGCCACGCCGAAACGGGACCATAAATTTTTAAGGAAAAAATTGGCGGAACTGCAGATCGACACGAAACCTTATGAACATTTATTCCAATAAAAAATACCCAGCATTCTTTTAATGTTGGGTATTTTTTAATGTCATGGATTTTTTTCAAATATCCGCTGGATGGCGTCCAAAATCTGGGATTCCTCAAACGGCTTGACGACAAAATCCTTCGCCCCCGCTTTAATCGCCTCGTACACCATCTTTTGCTGGCTGAGGGCCGAACAAATGATCACTTTCGCATCCGGGAATGCTTCCCGGATCTCCTTCAACGCCGCCAAGCCGCTTTTTACGGGCATGGTGATATCCATAAACACGAGGTCGGGGAGAAGTTCCCGGTACAGTTCAACCGCTTCTTCCCCGTTTTTCGCCTCCCCGACGACGATGTGTTCCGTCTTTTCAATGATCCTTCTTAACGTCATCCGCAAAAATTTTGCATCATCCACGATCAGGATTCTTCCCACGAAGCCTTCCTCCCATTTGCATGCAGGGATTCGCCGGTTAAAAACCCGTAAAGCCGCCGAACAACGGATTCAGCCATTGGATGAAAAGGTTCATCCAATCAAAGTACAGCATGACGCCGACAGCCACCATGAGGGCTCCCCCCGCCTTCATGATCTGCGCGCTGTGCCTGCGGATCCATTGCAGTTTTCCGATAAAGAAGGACAAAAGAAGGAAAGGAAGGGAGAACCCGAGGACATAGGCGATCATATAAAGGACGGCGAAACCCGGATTGGTCGACGCGAGAAAAATGACCGACGCCAAAATGGGGCCGGTGCAGGGCGTCCAGCCCGCCGCAAAGGCGAGCCCGATAACCGCAGACCCGAGATAACCGGAAGGGCGTTTGCTGAACTGGATTCTCCGGTCCTTCATGAGAAAGGCCGGGCGAAACAGCCCGAGGATCACCAGCCCGAAAAAGACGATGAAGACGGCCCCCAGCTGCCGGATCAAGTCTTTATATTGGGTAAAGAAGGAACCGATAAAGGACGTCCCGAAGCCGAGGGCGATAAAAACGACGGAAAATCCGAGCAAAAAAAACAAGGTATGGAGCAGGCTCCGCTTTTGGAGCAGCGCGTTCTCTTCCTGCAATTCGCCCACGCTCATGCCCGTGATGTAAGACAAGAACGCCGGGTACAGGGGGAGGCAGCACGGGGAAATAAAGCTTAAAAAACCGGCTCCGAACGCAAGAAAGACGTTTATGTCAACCAATCCCGACACCCTTTCCGCTGTGGCACCAATCGTTACATTGATTTTACAAAACATCCGGGGAAATGCCCAGAAAAATGCAACGGGGAATTGTTACATTTTTTTGAACAGGATCCCGGGACGGCCCGGACGACCGCAGGCGCCTCCCCTCCGGTTTCCTTCCCCGCTATAATTTCAACAGCAGCCGGCCTCCGAAAATGAACGTAAAAAGCAGCAACAATCCGGAAAAAATCGACATGCCGTTCCAGGAGGTGGGTTCCCGATGTTCCTCCGGCCCTTTTTCTATTTTTCCCCGGCCCGCCGGTTTGAGCTTCTCCAAAGGCGCCGCCTGCAAAATCGTCCCGTCGGCGGATTTGATCAATAAATTCCCGGAACGGTCCACCTCCGTTTCCGCCCTTTCCCCCTTCGGCAAGACGTAGTACACGTCGTGCGGCAGGAAGTATTCGCCGTTTTCCGCGGGGAAAAGCGTTTGGCCCGTCACCTTCTCCACCGTAAAATTTTGAAAGCCGTAATCCAGCATTTTCAGCGTATCGGTATAAGGAACGTTTTTATAAGGCGTATTCATCGTCACGGCAATAAGCGCCATGCCGTCTTTTTCCGCCGTCGTTACGAGGGTATGCCCCGATTCGTTGACGAATCCGGTCTTCCCCCCGGTGATGCCTTCGGCGGGAAATTCGCCTTTCAGCAGCCGGTGGTGGGTATGCAAGATCGTCTTCCAGCCTTTTCCGTTCCACGGATATTCCTTTAAACCGAAGATCCGCCTGAATTTTCCGTTTTCCATGGCATAGCGGGTGATCCGCGCCATGTCATAAGCGGTCGTATAATGGCCGGGATCGTAAAGCCCGTGGGGGTTGGTGAAATGGGTATTGATGACGCCCGTTTTTTCCGTCAAAAAGCGGTTCAAATTCGCGGAAAAATGCTCAACGGACCCGTCCAGGTATTCGGCGATCGCTTCCGCGGCATCATTCCCCGAATTGATGACCATCCCGGTGATCAGCTGTTCCAGGGTCATTTTCTCCCCCGGCTCCAAATAGACCCTCGTCCCGTCGACTTGCGTCGCCCTTTCGCTGATTTCGACCGTATCCGAAAGGTTCCCCTTTTCGATGGCGTAGATGGCCGTGGCGATCTTTGTTATGCTGGCGGGATATTCCTTTTTATGCCCGTTTTTTTCATAAAGGACCGTTCCCGATTTTGCCTCCATCAAAACAGCGGAATCGCTTTGGATGGGGAGATCCGCTCGTTCTTCCCCCCACGCCGCCTGGGGATGGAAAGCAAGCCAAAGGATCGGCGTCCAAAACAATAATCCTTTTATTTTCATTAAGCTGCACCTGTTTCTTCAATAGATTCCTGGATCTTTCGGCGAAAACAGCGTCCCCGGGGAAAAAGAATAGACCGGAAGGCAGCGGAGTCCCTGGGACTGTCGCTTTGTAAGCCACAGGAAACATAACGGTCCGGCGGGGGGATCGTATTAAACGACTTTCCGGTTTTTCTTCATATATTGTAAATAATGGCGGGCAATTTGTAAATTTGCCTTTTCATTGATTTTTGTCGCCCGCATCACCAGCGGGTCCCACGGGGATATGGAAGCTTTCGGGTATTCCCCGCATACGTCCATCCCGATGACCCGCTTTTCGGCAAACAGGGCTTCCAGAAAAGCGAGCAATTCATCGAGGGTGAGCTCCCCCTGGTCCCAATTCGTCACCGCGCAAGTTTCCGACAAAACATCTTTATCAATACTGATGTAAATATCACGCCCGGCAATTTCCCGCAAAAATTTTTTGTTCAGGTCGGCTTGATCGGCGGAAAAAACGGAGAGCTTCGGCGTACGGACATTCTTTGGAGGACCGATGATGAGCACCTTTTGGCAGAAAGGGA belongs to Caldibacillus debilis DSM 16016 and includes:
- a CDS encoding response regulator, whose protein sequence is MGRILIVDDAKFLRMTLRRIIEKTEHIVVGEAKNGEEAVELYRELLPDLVFMDITMPVKSGLAALKEIREAFPDAKVIICSALSQQKMVYEAIKAGAKDFVVKPFEESQILDAIQRIFEKNP
- a CDS encoding D-alanyl-D-alanine carboxypeptidase family protein, which encodes MKIKGLLFWTPILWLAFHPQAAWGEERADLPIQSDSAVLMEAKSGTVLYEKNGHKKEYPASITKIATAIYAIEKGNLSDTVEISERATQVDGTRVYLEPGEKMTLEQLITGMVINSGNDAAEAIAEYLDGSVEHFSANLNRFLTEKTGVINTHFTNPHGLYDPGHYTTAYDMARITRYAMENGKFRRIFGLKEYPWNGKGWKTILHTHHRLLKGEFPAEGITGGKTGFVNESGHTLVTTAEKDGMALIAVTMNTPYKNVPYTDTLKMLDYGFQNFTVEKVTGQTLFPAENGEYFLPHDVYYVLPKGERAETEVDRSGNLLIKSADGTILQAAPLEKLKPAGRGKIEKGPEEHREPTSWNGMSIFSGLLLLFTFIFGGRLLLKL
- a CDS encoding helix-turn-helix domain-containing protein, with amino-acid sequence MSKKELKRYKVISQWIEGYITGKQAAELLSLSLRQVYRLKKRVLEEDENGVIHKNRGRKPAHALSEDIRQKILN
- a CDS encoding DUF2621 domain-containing protein, with the translated sequence MLTGWFLWFMLFWIFFLLFSFAVGGFFMFRKFLKSMPKKDGKSDLDWERYYVEKTLHLWNDEQKEFLEELVKPVPELFRPVAKQKIAGKIGELALKENAKQMTLDLIIRGYIIATPKRDHKFLRKKLAELQIDTKPYEHLFQ
- a CDS encoding arginase family protein; amino-acid sequence: MDFAPITILNLDDTYPSQKRLLTLPHRWIDMSDIRSTNMIADPFSVKAIQSRLSRWEGPSVVFLGSGNYHYITYLLLKKITVPFTLVLFDRHTDLGQMEDDYLSCGSWVSFALKIPFCQKVLIIGPPKNVRTPKLSVFSADQADLNKKFLREIAGRDIYISIDKDVLSETCAVTNWDQGELTLDELLAFLEALFAEKRVIGMDVCGEYPKASISPWDPLVMRATKINEKANLQIARHYLQYMKKNRKVV
- a CDS encoding cytochrome c biogenesis protein CcdA; the protein is MVDINVFLAFGAGFLSFISPCCLPLYPAFLSYITGMSVGELQEENALLQKRSLLHTLFFLLGFSVVFIALGFGTSFIGSFFTQYKDLIRQLGAVFIVFFGLVILGLFRPAFLMKDRRIQFSKRPSGYLGSAVIGLAFAAGWTPCTGPILASVIFLASTNPGFAVLYMIAYVLGFSLPFLLLSFFIGKLQWIRRHSAQIMKAGGALMVAVGVMLYFDWMNLFIQWLNPLFGGFTGF